The following are encoded together in the Pelagicoccus enzymogenes genome:
- a CDS encoding MSMEG_0570 family nitrogen starvation response protein, whose protein sequence is MPETPFTVELPDGSVRDCYSPSSVVREYFTRGETLTVEEFVSKSRIALNEASSRVEAKFGFACSGAMSSLANIERWSSALEKGDLLKITKI, encoded by the coding sequence ATGCCAGAGACACCTTTTACCGTTGAGCTACCGGACGGAAGCGTCCGCGACTGCTACTCCCCTTCGTCTGTTGTACGCGAGTATTTTACCCGCGGCGAGACGCTCACCGTGGAGGAATTCGTATCCAAATCTCGGATCGCTCTCAATGAAGCCTCTTCTCGGGTTGAGGCGAAATTCGGTTTCGCCTGCAGCGGAGCCATGTCGTCGCTCGCCAACATAGAACGATGGAGCTCAGCTCTTGAAAAGGGCGACCTCCTGAAAATCACCAAAATCTAA
- a CDS encoding Nit6803 family nitrilase: MIRAAAIQIAPDLKSGAATVSRMCDAVSDAAKEGARLAVFPETFVPYYPYFSFVEPPVSTGRAHLSLYEEAVAIPGPITETLSRVAIDFDMVLCVGVNERDGGSLYNTQLIIDTDGAIKLKRRKITPTFHERMIWGRGDGSGLKVVDTAVGRVGALACWEHYNPLARYTLMADGEQIHCAQFPGSMVGQIFADQIEVTIRHHALEAGCFVVNSTGWLSDEQRASITDDPKMLKALSGGCYSAIIGPDGSHLCEPITEGEGIAIADLDFEQITKRKRMLDSVGHYSRPDLFSLSVNKAPQPAINSLNEREIEPIEYNESVSEFQPV, encoded by the coding sequence ATGATCCGAGCCGCCGCCATCCAGATAGCGCCCGACCTCAAAAGCGGGGCCGCAACCGTCAGCCGCATGTGCGACGCCGTGTCCGACGCGGCGAAGGAAGGCGCGCGGCTCGCAGTCTTTCCGGAAACTTTTGTACCGTATTACCCTTACTTTTCCTTTGTCGAGCCACCTGTATCCACCGGACGGGCACACCTGTCGCTCTACGAGGAAGCGGTAGCCATCCCCGGGCCCATTACCGAGACACTTTCTCGCGTCGCCATCGATTTCGATATGGTGCTTTGTGTAGGAGTCAACGAGCGAGACGGAGGATCTCTTTACAATACGCAACTCATCATCGACACGGATGGAGCGATCAAATTGAAGCGCCGTAAGATCACTCCGACTTTCCACGAACGAATGATCTGGGGACGGGGTGACGGCTCCGGTCTCAAGGTTGTGGATACAGCTGTCGGACGTGTCGGTGCCCTAGCCTGTTGGGAGCATTACAACCCGCTGGCTCGCTACACCTTAATGGCCGATGGAGAGCAAATTCATTGTGCACAGTTCCCGGGATCGATGGTAGGGCAAATCTTCGCGGACCAGATCGAAGTGACGATTCGGCACCACGCTCTCGAAGCGGGATGTTTTGTTGTTAACTCGACTGGGTGGCTGAGCGATGAACAGCGTGCGTCGATCACGGATGACCCGAAAATGCTAAAGGCTCTCAGCGGCGGCTGCTACTCGGCAATTATAGGACCGGATGGCTCTCATCTTTGTGAGCCGATTACTGAGGGAGAGGGCATCGCTATTGCCGATCTCGATTTTGAGCAAATCACCAAGCGCAAACGCATGCTTGATTCGGTGGGCCACTACTCGCGTCCGGACCTGTTTTCGCTCTCCGTCAACAAAGCGCCGCAACCAGCTATAAATTCCCTAAACGAACGAGAAATTGAACCAATCGAATACAATGAAAGCGTATCCGAATTCCAGCCCGTATAG
- a CDS encoding MSMEG_0568 family radical SAM protein: protein MKAYPNSSPYSEGIFEQKSFLLSELQSYGVRLTVDEGASSRVGGAGPTDHKAMTVLGTTIMVPVHTHAAASSPFAAGSTLPDGRVELLHQNERIAYVSYPPQPKFYSFTTEEGVPYWKIATLHSKDVLATTVLQTCIRYGNKSTKCQFCAIGESLKAGRTIPHKSPAQLAEVATAAQRYDGISQVVMTTGTPVTSDRGAAVLADSARAIKEATGLPIQAQCEPPDDFGWFQRLKDAGVDTLGMHLEAWDESVRAEIMPGKAEVPVAFYLKAFRAAVAVFGRGQVSTYLLAGLGDSREGLIEAARELIDMGVYPFVVPFVPVTGTQLENRSAPSSEFMRSVLSPIGEMLAQAGMTSDKQKAGCAKCGACSSLSSFENPQSSGCSAA from the coding sequence ATGAAAGCGTATCCGAATTCCAGCCCGTATAGCGAAGGTATCTTCGAGCAAAAGAGTTTCCTGTTGTCGGAATTGCAATCCTATGGCGTTCGTTTGACCGTGGACGAGGGTGCTTCGTCGCGGGTCGGCGGGGCGGGACCGACTGATCACAAGGCAATGACTGTTTTAGGAACCACCATCATGGTGCCGGTCCACACCCACGCTGCCGCTTCGTCGCCTTTCGCAGCGGGATCGACGCTGCCGGATGGTCGGGTAGAGCTTCTGCATCAAAATGAGAGAATCGCTTATGTTAGCTACCCGCCTCAGCCCAAATTCTACAGCTTCACAACTGAAGAAGGCGTGCCCTATTGGAAGATCGCGACCTTGCATTCGAAGGACGTGCTGGCCACGACAGTATTGCAAACTTGCATACGCTACGGAAACAAAAGCACGAAGTGCCAGTTTTGTGCTATTGGCGAATCGCTCAAGGCGGGTCGCACCATACCTCACAAGAGTCCTGCCCAACTGGCGGAAGTGGCGACGGCCGCTCAACGCTACGATGGGATTAGCCAAGTCGTAATGACAACTGGCACACCGGTCACCAGCGATCGGGGTGCAGCAGTCTTGGCCGATTCCGCACGCGCTATCAAGGAAGCGACAGGGCTCCCCATTCAGGCCCAGTGCGAGCCACCCGATGACTTTGGTTGGTTTCAGCGCCTGAAGGATGCGGGAGTGGATACGCTAGGGATGCACCTCGAGGCGTGGGACGAATCCGTTCGAGCGGAGATCATGCCCGGCAAAGCGGAGGTGCCGGTTGCATTCTACCTGAAAGCTTTTCGGGCAGCGGTCGCGGTCTTTGGTCGTGGCCAGGTCAGCACTTACTTGCTCGCGGGACTCGGCGATTCCAGAGAAGGGCTTATCGAAGCTGCTCGCGAGCTGATCGATATGGGTGTCTATCCTTTTGTGGTGCCTTTCGTGCCAGTGACCGGCACCCAACTGGAGAACCGCTCGGCTCCGAGTTCCGAGTTCATGCGCTCGGTCCTATCGCCGATAGGCGAAATGCTCGCGCAGGCGGGCATGACCTCCGACAAGCAGAAAGCCGGCTGCGCCAAATGCGGCGCCTGTTCCTCGCTTTCCAGTTTCGAAAATCCTCAATCAAGTGGTTGCTCGGCAGCCTAG